DNA sequence from the Xenopus tropicalis strain Nigerian chromosome 4, UCB_Xtro_10.0, whole genome shotgun sequence genome:
AGCATTACCCCCCCTTCCGTTCCGCATCTGCCTGCCCCTCCCTCACATCCCCCATCCCTGCCCGCTAGCTCTCAGGTAGAAGAGGGAGGTTGGCTAAAGCTGTAGAGGAAGCAGTCTGGGCCCCCCTTCACAGGGTCCCCCCTGCAACCACGAAGTCTGCTTCCTTATGCTACTGGCTGTGGTGGAGAGGCTGCTACACAGGGCAACCTGTATCCCAGCCCCTACCCCTGCAACCACTTGGTCTGATGTATTGTAGTCAAGCCACTACTAAGCCTTATCACTTTTTGGCTTCTTATCATAAGAAAGTATAAAACAATAGAAGGGCTATGGAAAGTCATGAGAAAGTTTGAGACCAGCAAGCATGAGAAGCAATGGCAAGGGTAAAACAACAAATCACATAGTCAGCTCCTGATGTTCtcattaaacaaataaacaaatccATAGGGAAAATAAAGGTATAGTGTCCCATTAAGTTAGAATAGCTGAAGCATACCTGTtaattataaatacagtacagtaacCCACCCCCTCTCCAAAAAAAACAGTCTGGCTGTAGTAAATATCTATTCCATCTCATTTCCTCTTATGGGAATCAGCCAATCGTATAATCATTGTGCTTTTCCTGTATTTAAATCCTCATTATGTGCTAGCGCTGTAGTGATGGGGAAGCCAGGTGTCCCGTTATATTCTGCTACAGATCCCTCTTTGCTTTATAAATGTATGGCAGATCGATAATTACTTGTAGCCCTGTCGGGCAAGAGTCCAAGTCAATTCATTTAGAAGTTAAGGAGGCCAGCATCTGTCCATGGCTCCCGGCTTCCCAGATCTTTTCTCTAGAGGACCATTCCCTCCTTTGGAAGCAGTTTGCTTTATGTCACCGTTCAGTGAGGCTGAGCTTGGTTCTGTGGGCTGATGGGGCTCAGGGGAGCTGCAAGCACTTGAATTGCTTTGTTTCCTTTTGAGCAGTCCCAACTTCTGCAAGGCCTCCTGTCTGGGAGATTTAAGGTTCCGGGACATGGGTGGCACTTTTGTCCCTGCTGACCCTGTGCCCCTTGTATGATCGCCCACTGGTGAAGGCTCTTGCTGGCGAATGAAACGTGCCCTCAGTTCTTGCACGTTCACCCCAGATCGCATGATGGTATCAAACTTTCTTAAATGGCTTGGGTGTGAGCTGGCCAACTTGTGTCCCGTGTCAGAAGTGACAGTGATGGAACATCCTGGGAAATCCTCTGAGAAGGACTTTATAATCCTCATTTTAGACAGAGACGTCTCATGATCTGTTtgatctgctgctctgcagctttCACTTAGACCCCTTTGGTTTCTGTCCAGATTTCCTACATGTTGCGCCGAGTTGGCCAAATCATCAATGGCATCAGCTGGGAGACAAGAAATGGCAAAATCACTTACATGTCTACTGACCAGTTATGGATGTAAAACACAAAGCACTTTAAAGAACAACCTAAAAACacctttcttaaaggggtggttcacctttgatttaacttggccaattctaaacaacttttcaattggtcttcattatttatttatccctTCCTCCCTTTATAAACAGGACAGTTAGTTCAGAGCTCctgttctatatactgtataaacaaacaaacagccATTTCCTCTCTAAGCAGCAAcatttgagcagctcattagCAGAGGGCTACTCAGTGGACAGGTAATTATTTTTTCTGCTCTTCCTGTGCTGTCCCTTCAACAGAGATGCCAACACAGATCTAAGGTAATCTGGGGCATTTTGGTCCTGGCTATCATACCCCTGTTCTACTCCTGCCCTCTCCACATTCTGCTCCTTCTGTGCTCTACTGCTTTGAGCAATGATTCTATGCATTTCACCAGAGCACTGGAAGACTGGGGAAGATGGCCTTAAATCATGCAGATTCTAGACAAATATGGGGGAGCTGACATGTCTGCTTTATGTATCTTGTAGTTTGAAGAAATTCTGTCATTGGTCTGCATTGCAATTTTTAGCCCCTATTCTTTAAATTAAGATGCAGTCTGGTTACTTAGGTCAGGGACCCCGACAGCCATTTCACATTGTAAAGGCTAAAATGtccatttaaaggtaaactttccctttaaattgcCTTAGACGTAAAGTAGTTCTGCTAGAACATTCACATTGTCAAGTAATACCTTTGCCATCTGCTGCCCTAGGAGGTTTGTCTCATGTTACCATGAAACCAACCCGAGCCATTCTCTGTACAGTATATTCACTGACTATCAAAGtgacattttctttttactttatttggTTTCTCCATCTGTGAAGGAGACAAATCTTTTTCATGGTACAATCTCATTATCCAGAACATTAAGTCACAACGAGCAGCAATGCCTCAGTGAAGCCATTCCTGCGGAACACCCAGCTATCTCCTTGAGCCATCGGTTACTATGGATTTTGGCAGGATTTCCCAGAATGAAGGGCTTTGTAAGGTCAGTGAGTGAATGCAAAGAAGGGAACATCAGATAGAGCAGCACCGAGGATTCTGTCGACTCTGTCGTTTGTATAACTAATTAATTATTCAAAATAAAACCTTTTAAACACAGTGGGTCCCCTGCATAAGCCTTTTTTCCCCAGCCACATCTCCCAAGCTCTTAAAGGGGCCCCAGTTACCCCACGCCTCAGGGCCAATGCAGAGGCGCACAGTATGGTGGGCAGCTGACATATCTGACCATcccctccagggtcggactggcgggtgcagggcccaccgggactcccgccccaggggccctgcaggtgccccagccagccgtgtcccctaccccctccaggggcccccataacccccccgcagggccccccacccgacgtcctccccgagcgcgtataaattgcgTCAGGGGagtaacagtcagtagggggagcgccgacaaaggtcggactgggccgccggggcccaccgggatttctcCCAGTGTCCTGGCTGCGCAGTTCGACCCTGATCCCCTCATCCTTTCAGGGACTCTACAGCTGAGAATATACACTGAAAGGACCGAATTCAGGGTACTGGGGACCAGCAGACTGGATGATGTGGTTGGGAAGAGGGTCTGCTCAGAGACCTCAATGTGTTTGAAAGGTTTTCTTCTACCTTGTAGATTGTGTAATCCTTGGAAAAGTACATCTGGACGTACATGGCCAGTATAATCTGCCTGTCTGGCCTCTCCTGGGTTAACTGGCAGTTTATCTGAAAATGGAGCTAAGGTTGCCACTTGGCCAGGCCCAGCACCGATATTACACATTTACCGGCattgtacttgctggtaaatttgtaatggcctataaatccctgaccctctctgctgccgATCGCCCTACACACCCACCTCTCCTCTGCCTACAACCCTGTCCACTCCATCCATTTCTCCACCCAGATTAAATGGTTTGATTTATCTGCATGTAATGTAGGGAGCGGCATAGGTCAAAGTGACACCTAGAAAGGTAATATCTATGGCAGTTGGTACTTTATATCAGTGTCTTAACTAATGGCTTTCCTAAGTCCTAATAGTTTCCCCTTAATTTTCTCATACCTTGATTTATATTTGAATCTTCAGAGTCTTCTTGGTTATCATCCTCCAGTGAATCAATGGTTTCCAGCAGGTACTGGAGACATTCTCTTTCCTCCTCAGTGAGTGATAAGAAGAAATCTTCACTCTGAGACACAAAACATGGATTTTATTGTCAGTTCTGCAAAAATCTTACGCTGTCTTATTTTTCATTCCATTGAGATGAATTTTCTCAGTGAGGGCATATTTAGGACACTCATGACATTTCCATATTTTAGTTGGCATATATGAAATAAACCCCTCATCAAATTTGGCTGATTCAATTTTTTAGCCCTTTAGACAATGATCAGATCAGAATAGGGGCTGTTGGTTCATTTTTAAACCTACTCTAAAAATATACTGATATAAATCAGTAAGTTTGTCCGCATACACAGGCCTATGAGCTGCTGACTCAGTAAGCTATTACAGTCAGAGGGTGATTTttctgtttggggaggctaaagaagACCATACACTGGCTGACTTAAAGCTAATGTCAAATATAGTGGATTTTTTGCTTGTATACAAGTGACCACCCTTAACTACCGCTAGCACCTCCCATTGAAGTGTTGTTGTAGGTGCTTCTtccaccccaagcacattatttaCAGTGGGTACTAGCACTCtaacacattatatacattaaGAGAGAATGGATTCctgcaccccaagcacattatacacagtggcTACTGGGGCACACTAGTCATACAGGAGACCTTCCTTGCACACCCTGGCCCTCCAAGGCAAGAAGCTCAGTGCGCAGTGCTGGAGGGATTGGCACCCTCCCAAACAGTCCCTCGAgatagaaagcaatggcactcaaagtgcaacgtttcagggcaaAAAACAGGCTTGACAAAGGGGTTTTTCAGCCCAGGCacgttgcacttccgcaataaaatttgcaagggttTGTCCTGGTTGTGGGTACTGGCACACCAGTCACATTATATACACTGGTTGCTGTAACACCAGTCACATTATTCACAGTTGGTACTGGCACACCAGTCACATTATACACAGTTGGTACTGGCACACCAGTCACATTATACACACTGGGTACTGGCACACCagtcacattatacacagtgggtactgacatacCAGTTACATTAtacacagtgggtactggcacaccaGTCACATTATACACAGTTGGTACTGGCACACCAGTTACATTAtacacagtgggtactggcacaccaGTCACATTATACACAGTTGGTACTGGCACACCAGTCACATTATACACACTGGGTACTGGCACACCAGTCACATTATACACACTGGGTACTGGCACACCATTCTCATTatacacagtgggtactgacatacCAGTTACATTAtacacagtgggtactggcacaccaGTCACATTATACACACTGGATATTGGCACACCAGTCACATTATACACACTGGTTACTGGCACACCAGTCACATTATACACAGTTGGTACTGACACACCAGTCACATTATACACACTGGATATTGGCACACCAGTCACATTATACACACTGGATATTGGCACACCAGTCACATTATACACACTGGTTACTGGCACACCAGTCACATTATACACAGTTGGTACTTGCACACCAGTCACATTATACACACTGGATATTGGCACACCAGTCACATTATACACACTGGTTACTGGCACACCAGTCACATTATACACAGTTGGTACTGACACACCagtcacattatacacagtgggtATTGGCACACTAGCCACATTATATACACTGGTTGCTGTAACACCAATCACATTATACACAGTTGGTACTGGCACACCAGTCACATTATACACACTGGTTATTGGCACACCAGCCATGTTATACACACTGGGTATTGACACAGCAATTACATTATgcacagtgggtactgacatacCAGTTACATTAtacacagtgggtactggcacaccagttacattatacacagtgggtactggcacaccagttacattatacacagtgggtactggcacaccagtcacattatacacagtgggtactgacacaccAGTCACATCatacacagtgggtactgacacaccagtcacattatacacagtgggtactgacacaccAGTCACATCATACACAGTTGGTACTGACACACCAGTCACATTATACACAGTTGGTACTGACACACCAGTCACATTATACACAGTTGGTACTGACACACCagtcacattatacacagtgggtactgacacaccAGTCACATTATACACAGTTGGTACTGACACACCAGTCACATTATACACAGAGGGTACTGACACACCagtcacattatacacagtgggtactgacacaccagtcacattatacacagtgggtactgacacaccagtcacattatacacagtgggtactgacacaccagtcacattatacacagtgggtactgacacaccAGGGACATTATGTGACATGAGGGGCAGTAAGAAAATAGAGTTAGGATGTATCCATAATAAATGAATTGCCAATTTTAATCCTCCTGCAGGAAAAAACTTTACTCAACTTTAGACAATGAGGCAACACATATGTCTTCCCACTGCCgggggaaaggcatttcaggtaGATTAGTCGCTAACACTAGTTAAGATGGGCAACTAATCAACTAACTTGGAGGGGGTGATTAACAAAATGCCTTACGGCAGGGTATAAGTACAGGACTTCACATGCCAGTATTTAACTCTGCACCTCGATAAGGATTTTTAATCTGGCGTGAGGTGCAGAGCGCAGTAATGTCCCAGATACAAGCAGAGTTGCCACCTCACCCAGATATTGAATGCACATccttagcaattaatttagatgcatgctgcagactaaactgatttacgtgaagccatgcagcatgcatctgcATTAATTGCTATCTAGCCATGCAgtatgtggattcaatatgtggccagaaTTAAGGGGGTACAGTGGCAACACTAGATACAAGTGCTTGGTAAATGAGCGATAAGGGACTTGATattgtaccccttagtgctctagcacttgcatttggggcatttgtaaatgacccccattttgTTTTAACATTTACTGTTCTTTTATAGAACTCAGTTTTTCCCACAGTAAACCAAGCAAACGCTCTGTGTGGAGATGCAGACACTGTTTAGGAAATGCCTGCTTGTGTATCACATGACTGGTGCTTGCTGCTCATTGGCTAAAGGTGATCATCTGACTGAGATTATGGAAATAGTCAGTGCCCAGGCACAGCCATGCCATGGCAGCTGAACATAAAGCTGCTTAATCTCTTGGTTATGGCAgttcagtttatataaaaaagggaATCCCACCAGATCCAAGATTCAttgataaaataaaacataaatacacttttatttcattaAGAACAACAAGTGGTGAATGCAATGACAGCTTATTCTTCTTAATGGCACCACTCATTG
Encoded proteins:
- the LOC101731301 gene encoding uncharacterized protein LOC101731301; protein product: MDGEVEKNEASDEKSSLESEDFFLSLTEEERECLQYLLETIDSLEDDNQEDSEDSNINQADAIDDLANSAQHVGNLDRNQRGLSESCRAADQTDHETSLSKMRIIKSFSEDFPGCSITVTSDTGHKLASSHPSHLRKFDTIMRSGVNVQELRARFIRQQEPSPVGDHTRGTGSAGTKVPPMSRNLKSPRQEALQKLGLLKRKQSNSSACSSPEPHQPTEPSSASLNGDIKQTASKGGNGPLEKRSGKPGAMDRCWPP